The DNA region AGTTGGAATGTGTGAACCCTAAAAGATGAAATGCTAGATGGCAAATAAAAAGGTCCCCACATTTCTTATTTATAAAAAGCAGCTCATGATTTTGAGCACTtcaattttttttggtggggatcTATGTGTTGTACAAACCTGTATCATGTATGTACAATCCTTTGGGTTGAAAAATGCTGTATCAATGCAAGTTATTTgatacactttgtaaataactAAAAGTGCCCCTTTGAATTTATTGACCAATTTTGAAAGCTTCTGCAGGCAGCATATCTGGGATTTTACAATCTTGAGACATAAATTGTGAGTAAGATCTCCATTCAAAAAATAAATGAGATATTTATAAATGCCTCATGAAAAGACACTACGGAATCCTTAATTGTAAGAGCAAGACGCTTGACAGAAAAAGCTGTCTGGAAATATCTCTACTGAGATCCCCCTCACTCACCAACCCACACAGGACAGCTCTGTATTCAGCAGACAAGCCCCAGCTTGTCCCATTCGTGTGACACATATTACACAGAGCCCTAGCAGCTGGCACGCAGCACAAGCTGTCCAATCAGCTTCCACTTTTCAGCTACCAATCAAgtgctgttctttttttttttttaaagaagaaatggAGTCAAATCAAAATGAGGTTTAGTGCCTTAACCTGGAAGGAAATGATTGTCACGGGGCGTAAACTTCCTGGGTTGGTTTGCAATAGGTGCGGCAGAGACACGGTACAGCAATACTGGGAGAGATGGGCTTGAACAACAGGTACAGAATACTGTTGCAgtgaaatttttattttgcttctttGTGCTAAGATCTTGACATTTTGCATCTCTAGGGTACACACACTGAATTGGCTGATTTGATCTGCCACCAAGTGACAGAGCCATGCAATTCCAGATGAACTTATGAACAGCCCCCTTTTGAATTCTTCCTGTTAGCGGAGAGAATAATTTCATCAGAACACCTTAATCCATGTTTGTTTAAAGCAGCAGTGAATGAACTTCCTAGAGGTTTATGTTGCCGTGCTTTCTGTATCTCTCCATGGAGTTTGTGACATTACTGAGAATTTAAAACTTCTAAAGGGGTCCCCTTTTATCAGGGTTATGATTGAGAAAGAGTTTGTTGCTCCTACAAGGCCAGGATAGACTCCCTTTGTACAAGCAATTCTGGTGGGGTAGTGGGATCTGTCAGATTCTGAGCTTTATTCTGGAAGTAAAATCAACTGACTTTTATGGTATTTAGAAGGTGGCTAGACATCACAGAAAACTTGGATTGCAAACAGATTTCAGTTGTAAAGAAGGACAGATAGTGAGCTAGACACTGCCCATTCTAGATCTTGAGTTTatctattgtcttcagtggaggtACTCCAGATTGACATTGATATAAATGAGCACATAAGACTAGCTTTGAGAATTTCAATGACTTGCTCTCAGTCTCCACTTTATTGACAGTTATCAGCATTAACACACAGGCCTCAACTCTTCTCtcatttatactgatgtaaatcagatGTGATTACAGAAAAGACTGTGGAGTTGCCCTTATGTAAAACTGGGGCAAGTCaacacagaatcaggcccactttACTCTCAGTGGAAATAAGTAGTCATGGCACAGGACTGTGAGTCAAGAAATCTGGGGTTTTGTCCAGCTGTCTGGACCAGACTTCTGGTGTGTAAATCacttctgtgactcagtttcctcacctgtaaagtCGGGATAATACCTAGCTCATGGATGTGTGTGGGACTTACTTATTGTATATAAAAGTGCTTTGACATACTCAAAAGGCTCTAATGCAACGCGAAGTATTTCTTATGCAATATCTGCCAATACCATGCACGTCTTGGCAATTGTCATTGAACGCTGAGAGTAGATGAGGACATAGGCCCCAAAAGTGAAGTGTCTGAGGACTGGGTTATCTCTATCCTCAGTAGCGGCAGAAATCAGAAACGTGTTTTgtctgcctgctttgtccataaAGGAAGCAAAATATTGAATTGGGCCCATGGCTAAGATGTTACTGGCCGTCTGCTACTACGAACTAACCATTCATTTCTTCTCCCTTTTAGGATACAGCTAGAGTTTCCAGATTTGTTATAAATCAAAGCATATGCACATTACATGCAGAGAGTACCTCTGACTTACCAGTTGTGCAAGGTTTGAAGTTTGCAGGGAAGAAGAGGCCTGCTGACAGTGTTTGGTGGGGTTGTGTTGTATTCAAGAAAGGGGAACCTTCTTCAATTCGAGGGAGGGAGAGCTTGAAAAATTATATTGTTCAATAGGTTATAGAGCTGGGCAGAATTCCCCCAAGGAATTTGGGGAATCAGGATATGCACTTAGTGGGCAAAAATATGTTCAAGTTTTTCTGGTTTTAGTAAATAAAAGAGGCAGTAAAAGCTTTTGTGCAGTGAACTGAACTTCCCCTATCAAGTGAATGGTATTGGAGCATCATGGTGTCCTATAAATGCTGTTTAAATATGGGCCTGCCCACTGGCTGTAGAGTGCAGACTGCAGTGCAGGTTTGAAGTCATTCCTTCGGAACCACAGATACCTGAGACCTGGATATGAGTCCTTAGCAGCAGTGCTTGTGGAAGGAACAGCTAAGCTATCCTGGGTTTCAGACTTCCAGGAGATTTTCTGGTGGCAGGATGGATTGAGGGCTGGGTACTGACAGGCCAGCTTAGACGTCGCCTCCTATGTATTGCTACAGAGGCATCAATGGCAGGATAAACGCAGGTTTCAGCTCCTAGAAAGCAAGGCCATCAGCTGTACAACAAAGCCAGATACCCCAGCCTGGTGAGTACAATCTTGACTGGGTGTCACTGCAGGCAGGAAAACCACAGGGCTTGGATTCACAGCAAGATGAAATTACAGGGTACAAGTGTGGCTTGGCTAAATAAAGCTCAAGCATTGAACATCACGTCCTTTGCAGATCTAATCTAGGCAGGTAAACAGGGAGCTGTGACTTCTGTTTTTCTGCTTTTCCTGTTTtgaaacctcctcctcctcctccctagtGTCCTGTTCCATCCACTTGTCTGTGTTTGGCCTGTCTTGTGATAGAGTGGTCTGGAGGAACAGACAACTCCATTTTGCAACAGCTTCCGAGGCTTTGTTtcttaaaacaacaaaactttgTAAAACCCTAATACAAGTGGTAGTTTAAATTCCACTGAAAACAGTTCCAGGTTTTTATGGAATTCAGTATTCCTTTGCAGTATTTGTTACTGAGGCTTTGCCATGCTGTGCTAGTGAAACTGAATAGGGCCTATGCTGAGTGAGATATAAAGAGTGGACAAATAGCATAAATGAGGGGGAAAGAATTACATGTCTAAGGGAGCTGTTATATCCCACCGTACAGCTCACTAGGCAGCAGCTCATCTTTATGTTCCCTGCACTGTCATTGTCACTTCCCCATTCTGtgtctaaggcctgggctacactagctgGGGGCttcgaactaagatatgcaacttcagctacgctatttgcgtagctgaagtcgaagtattttagtttgacttacctggacATCCTCACAGCAGCGAGTTGACTGCCGCAACTCCCCCGGCAATTCtgtttactcctcctgccgaggtggagtatgggcattgattagcggatcgattttatcgcgtcCAAatgagatgtgataaattgattcCCTGATACATCGAACGctatccggcgggtagtatagatgtaccctcagtttcctcctctgtaaaatgaggataatggtaTTTCTTCTCATTTGTAAAGGACTTTGAGACCTGTGGATGGAAACATGCTGTATAAATGCTAGGTGTGGGGTGTGGTtgttgcttgcttttttttttttttttttaaatttaaataatgaGTTAAAGTGTTGTTAGGAACACAGGTCAGGAAACTTGTTTCTTTAGAAATGATATTTAACCTTTTAATAACCTTCAAGCATTGCATTCTACCACACTGCCTCTTGTTTAGGCTGCTATAAGCAATAGCTTTGTCTGTTTCAGGTTATAGCTGATGACACGGCCTCTTTGTTATGATGCCATCACGTACTAATCTAACTGCTGGGATCCCCAGTAGCAAAGTAAAGTACTCCAAGCTTTCCAGTACTGACGATGGTTATATTGATCTGCAGGTAAGAggggaaaacagaaagaaaaaagaagttttcctttctttctttttttttttttttttttttttccccttgggtgACAAAAATATCCCACAGCTCTCAACTTTGTTCCTTGTTGATCTCCATAAATATGGTGGGATGAGattcctctctggcccctgtgtgCTGCTCTGGTTAGGTATAAGGGACCTAAGCAGCCTGCAGCAAGTCAAAGAAGAATCCCCTTGGGTTGTGCACGAGTCCCATTGTGTTATGCTCCACGTGTGCACACGAGTGCCAGCAGAGGGGGTGCAGTCATAGTGCAAACAGCTACGACCATTCAGTCTTGTGATGGACGCATTGGGGAGGCTATCATAACTTCACACAGCCGTGAGGCCTGCTTACATCCCTGGTGCAGCGCAGAATCAGGAGGGGACAAAGGTGTCTTtaagccccagggatgggacccagggctggagctgggttaTTTTAAGAAGCTGGTTATTTTAAGAAGGTTAGATCTATATCTGTTCCTTTGGAGGATGAGACGACCTCATTGTGGAATGACAGCTCTGAAGGGAACAGACACTGACGCTTCAAAAACTATCTGAGCTACAGCCGGATCTGGGAACAAGGGCATATGAATCCTTGCTCTGAAAGAACGGGGCATTACGTGGGCAGAACTCCTCTGAGCTGATAGGCGCTGAGGAGCTTACCTGGTAGGACCAAGATGTTGCTGCTCTCGCAATCCCCATGGCTAGGGAAGACCCCTGTGGCGGTTCCTCTGATTCTTCTGAATGCCGCCATCCTCCCCACTCACCAAAGATATGAAGATGCGCTACGTTCTAATGCCATTTAATATCTGCCTTCCCTGCAGTTCAAGAGGAGCCCACCCAAAATCCCGTACAAGGCCATTGCACTGGCTACTGTGCTGTTCATGATCGGCACCCTTCTGATTGTCATAGGAGCACTTCTCCTCGCAGGATACATTAGCAAAGGAGTAAGTGGGctgaatatctttttaaaatatggtttgTGATTAGTGCCAAAAAAAATCACCACCTGCTAACTTTTGTTTGTCTTAAATATGAAACTTCACTGCCAAGGCCTGTAGGCAGAGTGAGAGCTTTTCTCCCTGGATAACATTTGCCAGTGGCCCTGCTGCCCTTGGCGGTAATCCCATCTGCATTCTCCAGCTAGGCATGAGTGGGGCTGGTCTGTGCTTGCATAAGGAAAAACATGTCCTGCCAGCTACCACTACTGACCCGATTGTGGTGTTGGGAGTGCTGGGTTTGCTGTCTTTCAGAGGAGATGTCAAGCTAAGGTCCTGATCACTGCTCATGATTCAAGATCTCATGGCCCCTTCTGTAGGAATGTTCTGCCCAAACTGTAGTACATACAATTGtagctaagaggtgaaaacattatctaaatttttttcttttctggctGCCCATCTAGGCATTTAAGCTGCACTCAAGGTAGTTAGTGCCTACATTGGCGCCTGTCACTCCACTTGGATACAGTATTCTTCTCCTATTTGTAAGCTGTTATGTCGTGTTGCTTCAGTAATGGTTGCTGCTTACTACTCCAGAGTTGGCTACATTTTGGATGTAGATGAACTGATGGCTAAATAGATTggactgcaggatttgacccTTGTTCAGGTGCAACGCTAGTTCCCAAGAGAGTTTTACCTTAGCAAAGTTTGCAGGCCTTGTCCTGAGCCTGgcagtttagttttgtttttaaagcatcaCCAAGTTGTAATGTTTCCAAGCTGGAAAAGGAGCCATATAAACCTAATGAGAACTAACAATAGTTTCCCCTCCCCTGTGCCTTGTCAAGTGAAACATTAATGAAATCAGAGCTTCTCTTGTCTAGAGGGATTTAAAATCAAGCCTGACACAGAGTGAACTGGCCTTTATGGACAGTTGGGCTCAACTCCACCTGGGCCTAGTTATCTGCCTCCCAGAGGATGACAGATCTGGGCCAGTGATCAGACATCACATGATGGTAACCTGCTTGGTCAGACAGGGGAAGCTCAGGAGCTAGGAGAGGCCTCtggagagtctcagagcctggagtGGGCCTGGCAGTGTACACTGGtttagaggaggaggaagaagttaTCCCTCCAGATGGTAGGGACAGGCCTGACTAGAGTTACCTATCGTGAGGGGCAGAAGCAAATCCTTAAGAAGGAATTAAAAGTCCAGGAGAAGAAGGCCGAGAGATTCTAGGTTTGAATTAGTGTGTGTTAATAAACCAGACTCCACAAGGGCCGAGTTGGTCAAAGCCCTGCTTATGGTAGTTTGCTTGTCTGGGCAAGGAGGGAAAGTGAGGAAGGATCAGGGTGTGACACCAGTTGAGGCAAGCTCCTGTTACAAAGCCTTTGCTttgagtatttatttttttttcttttgtttctctgcttctctcttCCAGGGAACAGACCGAGCTATCCCGGTATTGATCATTGGAATCCTGGTGTTCTTACCAGGTTTCTATCACTTGCGCATCGCATACTATGCTTCTAAAGGCTACAGGGGTTACTCCTACGATGACATTCCAGATTTTGATGACTAAAACACACCCTGGAAGCAGGGAGCGTGGCTCAAGTTGTAATGAGTTTCGTGTTAAGGGACGTTAGGTAACTTGACCCTGGCTATCAAAGATGGAACATGTACGAACCTAAACTAAGTAGATTTATCAGTGGATGCAATTTCCTAgttctgtaaatattttattgGGTAACTgccagcttttttatttttttggtgttaACATAAATTTTGAGAGACATGAGTGCAACATTAGATGAAGCACAGCATTTACTGTTCGAAGAGCTCTTGTTGTTTCTAATGGGAAGTTCTTGGGCAAGCCAAGCTGAGCAGTTGCCCAAAGGCCAGATGAATCATATataattttaaggaaaaaaaaagaagttgatATTTCTAATGGATAGTGTATTGTAGAACATGTATTGTCTTTCAAATAGATCAAAGCTATAGCTAGGATCTTTGTGGCAAACAAATATAGTACATCTCATTTTGTACTGCTGCATCAAAATAATTCCAGCATCATCATTCATCATCATAGGTTTGAATCTGGAATGCTGACCATTTGCCAGTCTGATGCAAATGGGAGAGGAAATTGGATGTGCGCGCAGTGATTTACGGTGTATTTGCCATACAAGAACCCCTGTCAGTCTCATAAGTCCACTTACCTGACCAACACATTCCTTGAGTGCCAGCTACTTCCCATCCTACAGTTAATTTTGCTAAAGCTTATGGGTCATCCTTTCATAAGGACAACTTAAGATTTTGCTTAATGAAGGATTTTAAACAAACTCTGGTGAGAGGCAGGATGAAGAATTGAAAGAATTGGGCCCTGGACCTGAATTTTCCTAtcttaaaattctgtttttgaaTATTGGTGAACATTAGGGAAGTTCAGATCCCCACTTTGCAGATTGGAATAATCTGTCTGTATGTGCATTTGAGGTCACTTGCCCCTAGATCTAAACCCTGTACTGTACACGATACCCTAAacatataaaaagaaaacatgtGCAGCACTGTCCTAGATTATCTGCTTGTATTGCTCTATTAGCTGCACGTTGTTCATTATTCTGGAGATTCACAAGAAACTGAGGACAACTGGTAGATTCCTGCTTGATGTCAATAAGAGCAAAGTGGCTTCCTAGGTGTAATTGAACTGGATGTTCCAATAAGCAGGTATGGAACGAGAAATTGTAATGTAAAATTCAAGCATATGCATTTAATATGAATAAACTCCACTATAGTCCATGTATGGTTCATAGGCGTGGCTATTGTAAATCCAAAGACGCTCATATACAATAAAAATGGTTCCTAAACTTGCTGGGAGTAACTCTACCTGGTACCTAGATTGAGCTTTCAATGGGATCTGCCATTTGCCTACTGCTTCCTCTTCCGTTATACATGCTGTCATCTGCCAGAGACAGTGGGCAGCAGGTTGCCAGGATGGGGTTTTGAGCAGCTTCATCTTCGTTCTGGACTCATTTGCAGCGAGTTGAATGGCGGGGGGGTGCATTGAGTCCCAGTGCTCATCATCAAGGCGGCAGAAGGGGGAGCCTAGAATTAATACACCATGTATTGCAGCAGTTCCTGGAGTCCTTGTGTGAGAGACTGAGAGGCCGACCATTGTATGGTTTATAGGTCAGGAGGGGCTCTAGTCCCTCCTGGTGTTTCTCATCTCGTTCCGGCACGATAGGTTTACAGCTTGTAAATGCAGCCTGAATTGCTTCCCATAGTGAGCAAGGTCGGGGGGGACAGGGCCCAGACCCTGAATGGGGGAGTTTGCTGAAGACGGAGGGAGCAGGAATGGGATTTATTTACCATAAGGAGTTATGAATTGTGGAAATATATCAAAGCGTAAAACGTGGAGGCTAAGCTTTTTCGGACGAGTGGGCCGTCTTGGGTAGAATGGCTGGAATCAATAGCATGGTCTCTACCTTCCCATCCATCTCAATGCTAGCTCTTGAATGGTAACTATGTTTATAGAAGAAGCACTTTCCGAGAGTATCAAGGGGCTGTACAAGCAGTTATCAGACACATACGAAAATAAGTAATTGAAGGATCAGCTTAACCAAATGTAACAGGATGTATTATTCCTGAGAGATTCGTGCCTCCACATACCTTATAGAACGGAGCACTATACCCTGGGATCATGCTCAGAGAGAGAGCCACTTTACCTGAAGCTGCCACAGGGTACATGGCTTGGCAACCAATAGATTGAATTTATAAAATAGGAAGTGACTGAACTATGGAACCataaaaatgtaggactggaggggacctcaagAGACTATCCCGTTCATCGCCCTATCCTAGGGTAGGATTAAAGTATACCTAGCCCATCtctgatgggtgtttgtctaacctgttcttctaAACCAGGCAACTGGAGTACTActtgttgttgttctttttttaaaggcaaatatgTGTTTTGTGTTTCAGTAGAACACAGTCCCCAGACCAGAGTCCTGTACAGAGACACAGAGGAGGGAGTTCCTGGCTCatgattttcaaaactgtctAGTGCTTTTTTTGGgtgcctcttcccctgcccctccttttgtttacatttttgggTATCATGTGCTTTCTGAAAATGGGGCCCCTTTAATGTGTCAAGCTGGGAACTCAGAAATTAAGGCATTCAAAAATCTCTGGTCACTTAGTGTTGTATGCCAAATAGCCAAGTGGCCTTTACTGCACCCACATAAGTTACAGG from Gopherus evgoodei ecotype Sinaloan lineage chromosome 2, rGopEvg1_v1.p, whole genome shotgun sequence includes:
- the TMEM230 gene encoding transmembrane protein 230, encoding MMPSRTNLTAGIPSSKVKYSKLSSTDDGYIDLQFKRSPPKIPYKAIALATVLFMIGTLLIVIGALLLAGYISKGGTDRAIPVLIIGILVFLPGFYHLRIAYYASKGYRGYSYDDIPDFDD